AGATACCGATACCGGCAGGATTAGTACCGATAGTAGAAATATCACCTCCCAAAGCACCTAATGCCCCACCCATACCAACAAAGCGAGCAGTACCATTCAAATCTTTGGAAGAGATATTCATCCCATCATATACCGTTTGTGCCATTGCTCCTACACACATACATGTAGCAAACGTAGCCAATATCATTCTTTTTTTCATAATCAATCTATAAATTACATAATACATTCACATTATCTCCTTCTACTGGAACTGCCCCCTCCACTGCTGGAACGCGTGGAACCGCCTCCCGTAGAGTAACCTCCGCTACCAGAGCGCGTGCTGCTTCCAGAAGAAAAAGAAGAACGAGTACTGCTGCTGTTATTGTAAGTCCGGCTACTATTGTAGGAACGAGTATTATTGTCATTGGAATAACTGCGCGTCCTTTCAGTAGAGCTGCCACGATTGTAGCTCGAATTGCTATTACTGCGCGTAGAAGTACCACGTACTGAACTGTTAAATCCGGAAGATTCCACTGAATATCCACGACTGGTAGTAGTACGCGTGTTTTCAACAGCCGATGATGTTCCCACATTGGTACGAGTACTGCTGGGACGCGTATAAGTAGAACGTCTTGAAGAAGATGCATCCATCCTGTTTGACACACCCGGACGATCATAAGAACGTGTTCCTACCACCCGCCGTGTAGTGTTTGATTCACCACGTCTGGTCTGCCAATTGTCCGATCTTGTCACCCGGTCGTCATAACCTCTGCGTACTGTCGTATTGTTTCTAATGCCGGAATAACGCCGATTAGTATATACATCACGGCGTCCTCCTCCCCAATTACCTCCCCAGTAACCTCCACCAGGATAGTAATGATGGTGAGGCCCATACCAGCCTCCACCGTACCAGCCACCCCAACTGAATCCCCAGTTCGAACCATACCAGCCGTAATTATAACCATAATAGGGATAACCTCCCCAACCATAGGAGTTATAACGCCAATTCCACCACAAGCGATTACTGAAAGTAGGAAAAGCATAAGCATACAGACCATCGGTATATACGTTCCACTCCCAAGAGTTCAGACCATAGACTACATCCCAATACATCGGGCTACTGATGCTAATGGCATAACGGGGATTACGGAATCGGATGATGCGGGTAGCATATTCATAATCATCTCGTGAACCTTCAAACTCTCCATTCACCCATTCTCCGTCCAAACCGTCATCTTCTTTCTCGTCAATATAAAGAGTATCATTCGTCTGTGAGAAATCATAACCTTTAGAATCATAACGACGGTTATACTCATCTATATCACGCGTATTTCCTTTACGGTCTTTTACTACAACCGTTGTATTTCCGGTGGTAGAATATACAGTAGTCGGAGCATTACTCTTCACCACCACTGTTTTAGTGGCAGGAGTCTTTTTCTCTTTCTTCACTTCTTCCTTCTTTTTGGAAGGAATATAGTAGAGGTCGTCATCCACGCTCTGTGCCGAGAGCGTCCACGGAAGACACATGGCAAAAAGTGATAAAAAAACAATCTTTTTCATATTCATTTGGTTTATAGATTTACAACTATATATTTATCATATAACAAAGATAATGCCGGAATTTACCTTATTCAGCAGATTTTCCCGAAAGATTGGTAGGGAATCCCCTATTTACATTACCTTTGCAATCAATAAACAAATATACGCAGAATCGGGTCTGTTGCCTATATCCCCCCCTGCATTTAACAAACAATTATATTCCGATGAAATATTTAGAATTTACATTCCGCACCATTCCCTGCACAGAGACTGTCAATGACATACTTTCCGCAGTATTAGGAGAAGTGGGCTTTGAAAGCTTTGTAGAACAAATCGACGGCATTTCCGCTTATATCCAAAAACAGCTTTTCAGTGAAGACAGCCTCAAAACAGTCCTTGCAGAATTTCCCATGCCCGACACACAAGTCGAATACAGCTATCAGGAAGCAGAAGATAAAGACTGGAATGAAGAATGGGAGAAGAACTTCTTCCAACCCATCATCATAGGCGACCGATGCGTTATCCACAGCACTTTCCACTACGATGTCCCCCAAGCAGAATACGATATTGTCATCAATCCGCAAATGGCATTCGGCACAGGACATCACGAAACCACCAGTCTCATTATTTGTGAACTGCTGGACAGCAACCTGCAAGGAAAAGTTCTTCTTGACATGGGGTGCGGAACATCCATTCTCGCTATATTGGCACGCATGCGCGGAGCATCTCTCTGTACAGCCATTGATATAGATGAATGGTGCGTACGCAATTCCCTCGAAAATATAGAGTTAAACCATGTCGATGACATTACCGTCTTTCAGGGAGATGCTTCTTCGTTGGCAGACAAGGGGCCATTTGACGTAGTCATTGCCAATATCAACCGGAATATCCTTTTAGCGGACATGAAGTACTACGTGTCCCGCATGAATCCCGGTTCAGAACTGCTGATGAGTGGTTTCTACATAGATGACATTCCCGTAATCCGTAAAGAAGCCGAACGTAACGGGCTGCACTTTATCCATCATCGTGAAAAGAATCGGTGGGCGGCAGTGAAGTTCAGAAAATGAGCATTTATTCATCCCGTAACGCTTCTACCGGCGATATACGGCTGATGCTGTATGCAGGGATATATACCCCAATCCATGTCACTGCCATCATCACCACATACACCAACAGTGATACTATGCAGAAATGTGCAAAGAAATGGTTGGTCAGGTAAAGGTCGCCGTATCCCGGCACACCGTCATCCAAGGTATAAAATCCTTCATAATAGGCCCACTGGAAATACAAGAAACAACCTGCAAGGACAGCTACGGTTGTCATGATAAAAGCCTCTCCCACCAACATCCGGCAGATACCTTCGGGAGAGGCCCCATAGGATAGGCGGATACCTATTTCCTCGCGGCGGGTCCGCGTATGCAGCCAGAAAGTACCGCTTACAGCCAACAACAAATTTATCATGAAGAAATAGGCCAACGCATACTTCATCCGTATCTCGTTCGTAGCACCTTCCCGCAAATCGCTTTCTCGCTGCACTTCATGAAAGGGAGTCAACTTCATGAATATCAGCGAACCGGACGAGAGATTATCATCTGTCCAAGACATGAACTCCTCTATAAAACGCCCTTCGGAAACACTCGCCTTTGTCCGGAAAAAAATACGCAATCCCCAGTCAAAAGCCCACGAGGGAATCTGCCCTTCATCACCATAAGAAATCAAGCGTACCAGATAGGGCTGCATACTGTTCCGCATCTTAATCGGCTTCATGACTCCTACAACATTAATTTCCGTAGAATCGTACGTGCTGTACACTGTTTGCCCGGTCAAGTCCTTACCTCCGGAAAGTAACACAGCGGCATCTTCCGACATAATCACACTACCCTTGGGAACTTCCAACTTCTCGAGTGTTTCCCAAGTACCATCCTTAGCCGAACGGAAACGCCAGGTCTGGAAAAAGCCGGAGTTCGTAAAAAAAGGAATATACGTCATGCGCGCCCGTACCGAATCTTTAAAGACTTCATTCATATTATTGCCCGGCGAACTGGGATAGGCTCCGGACAGTACGCATGTGGCTGATTCGATGTCCTTATGATGGCGCAATCCCTGCATAATCCGCTCAAAGTCCCGGGCAGGAGCAGAATGCGTATCCGCCTTATTACGCGTCACTTCCAGACGGTAGAGTCCGTCTGAATCGTATCCGTTCGGGATAGACTGGTTGTACTTCAAGACAAACAGAGGGTCGAGAACAGCCCAACTGACTATCGCTATCACCACCAGTTCCAGCATAACCCACAGATTGTGCCGACGGCTGTTCCACAGCAAGTTTATAATTTGTCGTAACATAATTCGTTATTTTTGTCGGTTGAGCGAATAAACAATATCTTTCTTTAAAGCCACGCAAGTAGGTATCAATGCCGAAAACAAATTCAGTACCACACAAACCACAAACGTAACTGTAAATAAGGTAGGATTGAATAGCATATCTGTCGTAATGCTCATCTGCACACTGTCCGGCAACGGCTTCGTTCCTCCGTCAAGCATAGTCAGCAGCCAGCTTTTAGCAAAGTACACCATGCTGAAGGAAAGCATCAGTCCCATGATGCCGCCCAAGCACGTCAGCAAAAGATTCTCCCATATAATCTGAGAGAAAAGACGTTTTCCGGTAGCACCGAATGCCTTTCGTATTCCCATCTCAGGAAGCCTACGCTCCATGCGCGAGGAAATCATTCCTGACAAGTTGAGTGCAGGTACCAACAATAACATCAACAGCCACAATCCCATTTGCCGGACTACCACCAAGAAATCCAGATCATCCATGTCAGTGACATAGAACAATGTCTTCCAATAAAGATAGGGCTGGCCGTGCATTACCAGATGATGATCATCGTGCGGCAGAGTATTGAATTTGCGTACATATTCATCTACCTGCGATTTCACCCGGTCGGCATCTGTTGCCGAGGGCAGAAGAACCGCCACTTGGAAAGGGCCAAGGACACCCCACTGGTTATTATCTCGCACATAGGCAGGTTGGCAGGTATAAGGCAGCCAGACTTGCGAGTAACTCAGCTTCATGGCATAGCTCGGCGACTTCACTACACCACATACGCGGTAATCCGTATAGTTCAGTTTGATATACTCTCCCACAGCATCCCCTTTTCCAAAAACACGACGGGCTATATCTTCCGAAATAACCGCTGTACGCATGCCACTCTGAAAATCAGCATCAGTAAAGGGTTGTCCATACAGAAAGGAGAAGTCAAAAACCTCCCAAAATCCGGTATCGGTAAGTTTGACAAGGGCCGAAAGAGGCCGCTTCACATTCTGCACCTTTACAAACCAACTATCAGCTTCACTTACAGCGGTCACAGCCTCTACTCCCTTCAACGAGTAGAAACAATCCTTCACAAAAGGGGCAGAAAACTTCCACGTGCTGTTCCCACTCGTATCTTTGGTGTACTGCATGTGTGCCGACGACGCTACGAGCATACGACTACGATTGGTCTCGGGATAGATATCCCCTACCTTTATATAGTACAAAACCGCCAAAACCATCACCATAGAGATGGCAAGCCCGGTAGCGACAATATAGAAGCTACTGAACAAAGGTTGTTGTCGAAGCATCATAAAGGATTGTTGCAAGTATCTTCCTATCATATAGATATTTATTCGTTTCCCTATAAGATGCAAAAGACATACCAAAACCGTAACTAACAGATAATCAAATATAAATATAGTATAAACATGTCCGATAATGAACACTTGTCCAATATCGGACAACAAAAAGATACACGCACATTCTTCTAAAATAAAGAGGTGCATGTGTACGACAATAAAGGTCTATATTAGCAAGCTAAAGTTGACCTTTAGGAAGCTAAAGGTCTATACTATGTACAACAGAACTTGATATGAATAAAGAATCGGATGTTATTCCCCTTCAGCAATGCGAGGAGTCTTCAGCGTAAGTCCCAGAAGTTCCTCCATCGTACCGTTGAACACATTCAAATCCACCTCTTTTTCAATGCCGGGTACAGTACCCACATCGGTATGCTGCCAGAAGTGCCATTGGCCCTCATAGCGCACGGAGTCCACATAGTAGTGCGCTATCCAATAGGGATATGTATTGAATATGGAATCGTTGAGGTAACGTTCCTTGAATTTATAGGAAGTATAAAGAATGGGCTTCACGCCATAATGCGCCTCTACCCTATCCAACCATGTCTTGACAAAGACTTTCAGTTCTTGTGGAGATTTCCTTCCGGTAGTCTCCACATCGAGTACGGGAGGCAAGTCTCCCTCGGTAAGCTGCACGGTACGGATAAAGAAATCGGCCTGCTTATTCGCATCCGTTTGCGGAAGGAAATAATGATAGGCCCCCCGGATAAAGCCGTGCTTACGTGCTTGCCCGAAGTTCTGCGTAAACGTATCGTCACCATGGTCACCGCCCTCGGTGGCCTTCAAGAATATAAAATGAATGGGGAACCGGGTCTCCTTGTTATGCACCAGCCTTTCCCAATCAATATTTCCCTGATAATGAGAAATGTCAATGCCATGCACTTCATAATTGCAAGGCATGCAGACACCATATCCTTTCTGTCCGTAGCAGGGCTTCCAACGGTAAGCGTATGGGCGGACAAAGAACCAATAAAATCCGGCAGCGAAGACAAGGATGATGCATGCCGCCAAAAGGTTGCGTAACCATACAGGCATGGTACGGGCTTGCGGCTTCTTCTTGCCACGGACAGACGAACGGCGGGCAGAAGGGCGGCGGGCAGGCGATTTGCGGTGTGAAGCGGTATGGGTTCCGGATGGCATAGTGGCTGATTAAAAAGAAGAACACAAACCACGCAAATTACACAAAGTCTGATTTGCGTAATTCGTGCAATTTGTGTTCTATATTTATGCTCTGTTACAAGATTTATTTAGCTTGTTCCAGTTGCAAAGTCTTGGTAGGCTGATCGCAAACTTCTGTAGGACCGAAATATTGAATAGGGCCCGGATATACATAGTCTGTCTCCATAGCCCAACGTTCACGCTGAGCAGCAAATGCCTTGAAAGGAGCGCCATCCAACTTAACCAAAGCCTTCTGGATAACCGGTTTCATTTCACCGTGCCGGCGTTCCATATTCATCATCATTGTAATAGGTACACCACCTGCAATCCATTCATCGGCAGGAGCAGTAGTATTACGAACAGAAGACATATACCCAGTCTTTCCATTGGCTATCAAGGCAGAGGCCGCATAGCCCAAAGAATAGCAATAATCGGCATCAAAATTAGAGGGAGCAGCACAACGTCCTTCGTAACCGAAGAAGTGATGTTGGGCAGCAAACTTG
Above is a window of Bacteroides helcogenes P 36-108 DNA encoding:
- the prmA gene encoding 50S ribosomal protein L11 methyltransferase, giving the protein MKYLEFTFRTIPCTETVNDILSAVLGEVGFESFVEQIDGISAYIQKQLFSEDSLKTVLAEFPMPDTQVEYSYQEAEDKDWNEEWEKNFFQPIIIGDRCVIHSTFHYDVPQAEYDIVINPQMAFGTGHHETTSLIICELLDSNLQGKVLLDMGCGTSILAILARMRGASLCTAIDIDEWCVRNSLENIELNHVDDITVFQGDASSLADKGPFDVVIANINRNILLADMKYYVSRMNPGSELLMSGFYIDDIPVIRKEAERNGLHFIHHREKNRWAAVKFRK
- a CDS encoding ABC transporter permease, with translation MLRQIINLLWNSRRHNLWVMLELVVIAIVSWAVLDPLFVLKYNQSIPNGYDSDGLYRLEVTRNKADTHSAPARDFERIMQGLRHHKDIESATCVLSGAYPSSPGNNMNEVFKDSVRARMTYIPFFTNSGFFQTWRFRSAKDGTWETLEKLEVPKGSVIMSEDAAVLLSGGKDLTGQTVYSTYDSTEINVVGVMKPIKMRNSMQPYLVRLISYGDEGQIPSWAFDWGLRIFFRTKASVSEGRFIEEFMSWTDDNLSSGSLIFMKLTPFHEVQRESDLREGATNEIRMKYALAYFFMINLLLAVSGTFWLHTRTRREEIGIRLSYGASPEGICRMLVGEAFIMTTVAVLAGCFLYFQWAYYEGFYTLDDGVPGYGDLYLTNHFFAHFCIVSLLVYVVMMAVTWIGVYIPAYSISRISPVEALRDE
- a CDS encoding ABC transporter permease → MIGRYLQQSFMMLRQQPLFSSFYIVATGLAISMVMVLAVLYYIKVGDIYPETNRSRMLVASSAHMQYTKDTSGNSTWKFSAPFVKDCFYSLKGVEAVTAVSEADSWFVKVQNVKRPLSALVKLTDTGFWEVFDFSFLYGQPFTDADFQSGMRTAVISEDIARRVFGKGDAVGEYIKLNYTDYRVCGVVKSPSYAMKLSYSQVWLPYTCQPAYVRDNNQWGVLGPFQVAVLLPSATDADRVKSQVDEYVRKFNTLPHDDHHLVMHGQPYLYWKTLFYVTDMDDLDFLVVVRQMGLWLLMLLLVPALNLSGMISSRMERRLPEMGIRKAFGATGKRLFSQIIWENLLLTCLGGIMGLMLSFSMVYFAKSWLLTMLDGGTKPLPDSVQMSITTDMLFNPTLFTVTFVVCVVLNLFSALIPTCVALKKDIVYSLNRQK
- a CDS encoding glycoside hydrolase family 25 protein, coding for MPSGTHTASHRKSPARRPSARRSSVRGKKKPQARTMPVWLRNLLAACIILVFAAGFYWFFVRPYAYRWKPCYGQKGYGVCMPCNYEVHGIDISHYQGNIDWERLVHNKETRFPIHFIFLKATEGGDHGDDTFTQNFGQARKHGFIRGAYHYFLPQTDANKQADFFIRTVQLTEGDLPPVLDVETTGRKSPQELKVFVKTWLDRVEAHYGVKPILYTSYKFKERYLNDSIFNTYPYWIAHYYVDSVRYEGQWHFWQHTDVGTVPGIEKEVDLNVFNGTMEELLGLTLKTPRIAEGE